One genomic region from Bacillus sp. SLBN-46 encodes:
- a CDS encoding sugar-binding transcriptional regulator, producing MADEKISRLVEVAKLYYQLDYSQQDIAKKLGISRPTVSRLLMQAVQEGVVHIKICDPAEDVQELAAQVKELFQLKHCIVAPIPEYEDELIKDKLGEVSAGYLNDIVQSGDTIGITWGTTLFQLVKNLQPKNVKDVTVVQLNGGVSYSESNTYASEIINGLANAFHTTPHFLPVPAVVDHIVVKQAIIADRHVNKILELGKQANIAIFTVGEPGENSTLMHAGYFLDNDVEILRANNTVGDICSRFIDIEGRISHEALNDRTIGIELSHLAEKEFGILIAGGNSKIDGIFGALKGKHANVLITDQYTAKALLEMGGD from the coding sequence ATGGCGGATGAAAAAATTTCGCGCCTCGTTGAAGTGGCTAAATTGTATTACCAATTAGACTATAGTCAACAGGACATTGCGAAAAAGTTAGGTATTTCCCGCCCCACCGTCTCAAGGCTTTTGATGCAAGCCGTCCAGGAAGGCGTTGTTCATATTAAAATATGTGATCCGGCTGAGGATGTTCAGGAACTCGCAGCACAGGTTAAGGAGCTTTTTCAATTAAAACATTGTATTGTCGCTCCAATCCCTGAGTACGAAGATGAACTGATAAAAGATAAGCTAGGAGAAGTTTCCGCGGGTTACTTAAATGACATTGTCCAAAGCGGCGATACCATTGGAATTACTTGGGGAACAACCCTTTTTCAACTAGTGAAAAATTTGCAGCCTAAGAACGTGAAGGATGTCACTGTTGTCCAGCTTAATGGTGGGGTGAGTTACTCAGAGTCAAATACTTATGCTTCAGAAATTATCAATGGATTAGCCAATGCATTTCATACGACACCTCATTTTTTACCTGTTCCTGCTGTTGTTGACCACATTGTTGTCAAGCAAGCAATCATTGCGGACAGGCATGTCAACAAAATATTAGAACTAGGGAAACAGGCAAACATTGCTATTTTTACAGTGGGTGAGCCGGGGGAAAACTCTACTTTGATGCATGCAGGCTATTTTTTAGACAATGATGTAGAAATTCTCAGAGCGAATAATACGGTTGGGGATATATGCTCTAGATTTATTGATATTGAAGGGCGTATAAGCCATGAAGCTTTAAATGATCGAACAATCGGTATTGAGCTCTCCCATTTAGCGGAAAAAGAGTTTGGCATTCTTATTGCAGGAGGAAATTCAAAAATTGATGGGATCTTTGGTGCCTTAAAGGGCAAGCATGCCAATGTTCTCATAACCGACCAATATACTGCCAAGGCTTTACTCGAAATGGGAGGTGATTAG
- a CDS encoding aldehyde dehydrogenase EutE, with protein MQINETDIKKMVEQVLQQLGQNQTADTPASPQNDISLGDGVFATVDEAAAAARVAWEKLRKLPLSTRRQMIENMRETSRKHVNELAQLAVEETKLGRVGDKVAKILLATNKTPGVEDLVSTTYSGDDGLTLVEYAPIGVFGSITPSTNPAATVINNSISLIAAGNTVVYNPHPSAKQVSIRTLKLLNQAIVAAGGPENTLTSVAAPNLETSAQVMNHPKVNALVVTGGGPVVKAAMSVGKKVIAAGPGNPPVVVDETAIISKAAADIVKGASFDNNVLCTAEKEVFVVDKVANALKAEMVKNGAIELKGFQFEKLLETVLVKKNDKFYPNRDYIGKDASVILQAAGIQAGPNVKLIIAETSKDHPLVMTEMLMPVLPIVRVPDVDKAIELAVIAEKGNRHTAIMHSQNVTNLTKMAQEIQATIFVKNGPSVAGLGFESEGFTTLTIAGPTGEGLTSAKTFTRQRRCVLVDGFRII; from the coding sequence TTGCAAATAAATGAAACCGATATCAAAAAAATGGTTGAACAAGTGCTTCAGCAATTAGGTCAAAACCAAACGGCTGATACACCTGCTTCCCCACAAAATGATATTAGCTTAGGCGATGGTGTGTTTGCAACTGTTGACGAAGCTGCAGCTGCAGCAAGAGTTGCATGGGAAAAGCTTCGTAAACTGCCATTGTCAACAAGAAGACAAATGATTGAAAACATGAGAGAAACAAGCCGCAAGCATGTTAATGAATTAGCACAGCTTGCAGTAGAAGAAACAAAACTTGGTAGAGTCGGAGATAAAGTTGCCAAAATTCTTTTAGCAACAAATAAGACACCTGGCGTGGAAGACCTAGTTAGCACCACTTATTCTGGTGATGATGGTTTAACACTTGTTGAATATGCACCAATTGGAGTATTTGGTTCCATTACACCTTCTACGAACCCGGCAGCAACCGTTATTAACAATTCGATCTCATTGATTGCCGCAGGTAATACGGTTGTTTACAATCCACATCCAAGTGCAAAACAAGTTTCAATTAGAACACTTAAACTTTTAAACCAAGCGATTGTAGCAGCGGGCGGTCCTGAAAATACTCTAACATCGGTGGCAGCACCTAATTTAGAGACGTCAGCACAAGTCATGAACCATCCAAAGGTTAACGCACTTGTGGTTACCGGCGGAGGACCTGTTGTAAAAGCAGCGATGTCTGTAGGTAAAAAAGTAATTGCAGCAGGGCCAGGTAATCCTCCTGTTGTTGTAGATGAAACAGCGATTATTTCAAAAGCAGCAGCAGATATTGTTAAGGGTGCAAGCTTTGATAACAATGTACTATGTACAGCTGAAAAAGAAGTATTTGTTGTTGACAAGGTGGCTAATGCCCTTAAGGCAGAAATGGTAAAGAATGGGGCTATTGAACTTAAAGGCTTCCAATTCGAAAAACTACTTGAAACAGTCCTTGTGAAGAAAAACGATAAGTTTTATCCAAACAGAGACTACATTGGAAAAGATGCCTCTGTTATTTTACAAGCTGCAGGCATTCAAGCAGGTCCAAACGTGAAGCTCATTATTGCTGAAACGTCAAAGGATCACCCATTAGTGATGACAGAAATGTTAATGCCAGTTTTACCGATTGTCAGAGTTCCTGATGTCGATAAAGCCATTGAGTTAGCCGTTATTGCTGAAAAGGGTAACCGTCATACAGCGATTATGCACTCACAAAATGTAACCAACTTAACAAAAATGGCACAAGAAATTCAAGCGACCATTTTTGTTAAAAATGGTCCATCTGTTGCAGGACTTGGCTTTGAAAGTGAAGGATTCACCACACTAACCATTGCAGGCCCAACAGGTGAAGGATTAACTAGTGCTAAAACATTTACGCGCCAGCGCCGCTGTGTTTTAGTTGATGGATTTAGAATCATATAG
- the rpiB gene encoding ribose 5-phosphate isomerase B: MKKVAIGCDHGGYELKEKLKAYLTELGYEYLDYGCKANESVDYPDIAFLVGETVATNEEYVGIMIDGVGVGSGMVLNKIPGVRGAVCWDLSSVINSREHNNANVLSIGGQFIGEGLAKQLVKTWLDTDFAGGRHDRRVTKIMEIESRFLGR; this comes from the coding sequence ATGAAAAAAGTGGCAATCGGTTGCGACCATGGTGGATACGAACTTAAAGAAAAATTAAAAGCCTATTTAACAGAATTAGGCTATGAATATTTAGATTATGGATGTAAGGCCAATGAATCAGTAGATTATCCGGACATCGCTTTCCTTGTAGGTGAAACAGTCGCTACAAATGAAGAGTATGTAGGGATTATGATAGATGGAGTCGGCGTTGGCAGCGGAATGGTATTAAATAAAATACCAGGTGTACGCGGTGCCGTTTGCTGGGATTTATCATCGGTAATAAACAGCCGTGAACATAATAATGCAAATGTGCTATCCATCGGCGGTCAATTTATTGGTGAAGGTCTTGCCAAGCAATTAGTAAAAACATGGTTGGATACAGATTTTGCTGGCGGACGTCATGACCGTCGAGTAACGAAAATCATGGAAATAGAAAGCCGTTTCTTAGGGCGTTAA
- the pduL gene encoding phosphate propanoyltransferase, translating into MDKEKIRVLVEEIVKATLKQPKQIPIAASNRHIHLSPEHVDRLFGKGYQLNKLKDLSQPNQFAAKETVTLIGPKGKIQNVRVLGPARGSTQVEVSLFDGFTLGVKPPIRNSGDIKGSEAITIQGPRGQVTINEGLICAARHIHMHISDGESFGVSDGDRVQVRVEGERGVIFSNVLIRVSPKYKLEMHIDIDEANAANIKNGQLGEIVAIESRVQVSGG; encoded by the coding sequence ATGGATAAAGAAAAAATTAGAGTACTAGTTGAAGAGATTGTCAAAGCCACTCTAAAACAACCAAAGCAAATACCTATAGCAGCTTCGAACCGGCATATTCACTTATCGCCCGAACATGTGGACAGATTATTTGGAAAAGGTTATCAATTAAACAAGCTGAAGGATTTGTCACAACCCAATCAATTTGCAGCAAAGGAAACAGTCACATTGATTGGTCCTAAGGGTAAGATTCAAAATGTCCGAGTTCTTGGTCCTGCTCGGGGAAGTACACAAGTGGAAGTATCCTTATTTGATGGCTTTACATTAGGTGTAAAACCTCCTATTCGTAACTCCGGTGATATTAAAGGATCAGAGGCTATTACGATTCAAGGACCCCGAGGACAAGTCACGATTAATGAGGGTTTGATTTGTGCAGCTCGCCATATTCATATGCATATAAGTGATGGTGAAAGTTTTGGTGTTTCTGACGGAGATCGTGTTCAAGTAAGAGTCGAGGGTGAACGCGGAGTTATTTTTTCAAATGTACTTATTCGTGTTTCACCAAAATACAAACTTGAAATGCATATCGATATTGATGAAGCAAATGCAGCAAACATCAAAAATGGACAGCTTGGTGAAATTGTAGCCATTGAAAGTCGAGTGCAAGTGAGCGGGGGTTGA
- a CDS encoding BMC domain-containing protein, whose translation MSQEALGMIETKGLVGAIEAADAMVKAANVTLVGRELVGAGLVTVMVRGDVGAVKAATEAGAEAAQRVGSLLSVHVIPRPNGDVEGILPKTE comes from the coding sequence ATGAGTCAAGAAGCATTAGGAATGATCGAAACAAAAGGTTTAGTAGGTGCAATTGAGGCAGCAGATGCTATGGTTAAAGCTGCAAACGTAACGTTAGTTGGAAGAGAATTAGTTGGTGCTGGTCTTGTTACTGTAATGGTTCGCGGTGATGTAGGTGCCGTTAAGGCTGCAACAGAAGCTGGTGCAGAAGCAGCTCAGCGTGTGGGCTCATTACTATCTGTACATGTCATTCCACGTCCAAACGGAGATGTAGAAGGTATCCTACCAAAGACTGAATAA
- a CDS encoding CoA-acylating methylmalonate-semialdehyde dehydrogenase: MSVTKNETIVLKNFINGEWVSSNSVQTLDVPNPATNEVITKVPVSSKEDVNLAVSAAKEAFKKWKNVPVPKRARILFKYHYLLTENHEELARLIVQENGKAYKEAYGEVQRGIECVEFASGAPTLMMGETLSGIAEDIDSEMFRYPLGVVGGITPFNFPMMVPLWMFPLAVACGNTFVLKPSERTPILANRLAELFTEAGAPNGVLNVVHGAHDVVNGLLEHKDIAAISFVGSQPVAKYVYERAAAEGKRVQALSGAKNHHIVMPDADMDKAVQHIISSTFGSAGQRCMACSAVVVVGDNEPFVAALKKKADELIIGNGMDDEVLLTPIIRKEHRDKVLTYIEKGISEGADLIRDGRREMDELPEGNFLGPTIFDRVTPDMTIAKDEIFAPVLSLLRAKDLDEGLEYIRKSRYGNGATIYTNNAKAVRQFREEADAGMLGINVGVPATMAFFPFSGWKDSFYGDLHVNGKDGLNFYTRKKMITSRFDA; the protein is encoded by the coding sequence ATGAGCGTAACAAAAAACGAAACAATAGTACTTAAAAATTTTATTAACGGTGAATGGGTAAGTTCGAACAGTGTGCAAACCCTAGATGTCCCTAATCCAGCCACGAATGAAGTAATCACTAAGGTCCCAGTGTCTTCAAAAGAAGATGTAAATCTTGCTGTAAGCGCAGCTAAGGAAGCATTTAAAAAGTGGAAAAACGTACCTGTACCAAAGCGTGCTAGGATTCTATTTAAATATCACTATTTATTAACAGAAAATCATGAGGAATTGGCTAGATTGATTGTTCAAGAGAATGGAAAGGCTTACAAAGAGGCTTATGGAGAAGTTCAACGTGGTATCGAGTGTGTTGAATTTGCCTCAGGCGCTCCTACTTTAATGATGGGTGAAACCTTATCTGGTATTGCGGAGGATATCGATTCAGAAATGTTCCGTTACCCATTAGGTGTTGTTGGCGGAATTACTCCATTCAACTTCCCAATGATGGTGCCTCTATGGATGTTCCCACTAGCCGTTGCATGTGGAAACACCTTTGTATTAAAGCCATCTGAACGGACACCTATTTTAGCTAATCGATTAGCCGAGCTCTTTACTGAGGCAGGAGCACCAAATGGGGTTTTAAATGTAGTGCATGGTGCACACGATGTGGTTAACGGCTTACTAGAACATAAGGATATTGCAGCAATCTCCTTTGTAGGTTCACAACCGGTCGCAAAGTATGTATATGAGCGTGCTGCAGCAGAAGGAAAACGTGTTCAAGCACTCTCCGGAGCAAAGAACCACCACATAGTTATGCCAGATGCCGATATGGATAAGGCGGTACAACATATCATCAGTTCTACATTTGGCAGTGCAGGTCAACGCTGTATGGCATGTAGTGCCGTTGTCGTGGTGGGAGACAATGAGCCGTTTGTAGCAGCATTAAAGAAAAAGGCGGATGAATTAATTATCGGAAATGGTATGGACGATGAGGTATTATTAACTCCTATTATTCGTAAAGAACATCGTGATAAAGTACTCACTTACATTGAAAAGGGAATTTCTGAAGGTGCTGATTTAATCAGGGATGGCCGAAGAGAGATGGATGAACTTCCAGAAGGGAACTTCTTAGGACCTACCATCTTTGATCGTGTTACCCCTGATATGACAATTGCAAAGGACGAAATCTTTGCTCCTGTCTTAAGCTTACTACGAGCAAAGGACTTAGACGAGGGATTGGAATATATTCGAAAATCTAGGTATGGAAATGGTGCAACCATCTATACAAATAATGCAAAAGCGGTTCGACAGTTCCGTGAAGAAGCAGACGCAGGGATGCTTGGTATCAACGTTGGGGTCCCAGCAACAATGGCCTTTTTCCCATTCTCAGGCTGGAAGGATTCATTCTATGGTGACCTTCACGTCAACGGAAAAGACGGGCTAAACTTCTATACACGTAAAAAAATGATTACTTCAAGGTTTGACGCATAA
- a CDS encoding BMC domain-containing protein: MSNALGMIETKGLVGAIEAADAMTKAANVTLLGKVNVGGGLVCVMVRGDVGAVKAATEAGADAAGRVGEFLSVHVIPRPHSDIEKILPVAK; encoded by the coding sequence ATGAGTAACGCATTAGGAATGATCGAAACAAAAGGTTTAGTAGGAGCTATTGAAGCAGCAGACGCAATGACAAAAGCAGCAAACGTGACATTACTTGGAAAAGTAAATGTGGGCGGAGGCTTAGTATGTGTAATGGTTCGTGGTGATGTTGGTGCAGTAAAAGCAGCAACTGAAGCAGGTGCGGATGCAGCTGGGCGTGTTGGAGAATTCTTATCAGTTCATGTAATCCCAAGACCACACTCAGATATCGAGAAAATTCTTCCTGTAGCAAAATAA
- a CDS encoding PucR family transcriptional regulator ligand-binding domain-containing protein, translating into MKEHFQLTVADVFKRKHFEHARVIAGEGGIHRIVKWVHVVEVTSIRNLLNGNELILSTGVAWKDHVDLFVSLVKELIENKAAGLCIEIGTYITEIPGEVTSLADEHQFPIIVFQQEVLFVEITQDLHSTIINQQYQKISDLENYSQSLNKRLLTIETYEDILQFIFSALDLQIIFRLKDNEHEFVPEINRNEQIAIINQLEKSKTQPCEWIASSPIFLFGQEYAELFIYSEAIPVSEYDLLILDRTATALAQHLLRDLFVEEKKRVEEYEWLHGWLEGEHALEDIHEYLIENGIKTKSSDAAVLITKLISFKDKLSQDVTYLKLLFRSVFEQNGFAVIFVEKRNEITFILLNNRPKKNLKERIKRSIDSIQDSEFVRKQSSAKLIIAAGKFIQAFDDIHKSYQTAKETLRIQQKMTNKQIYHFYEDLHLYRLISQMSKHTDLQEIASEYLQPVIQYDQKYNGKLLETLKAYLECNGSKQETSNKLFIVRQTLYHRLQKLENLLGEDFMEHEKRIAIEFMLLVYDYLAASQPKKINQVL; encoded by the coding sequence ATGAAAGAACACTTTCAGTTAACGGTTGCAGATGTTTTTAAAAGAAAGCATTTTGAACATGCCAGAGTTATTGCAGGTGAGGGAGGAATCCATCGAATTGTTAAATGGGTTCATGTCGTTGAAGTAACGAGTATCCGTAATCTGTTAAATGGGAACGAGCTAATTTTATCCACAGGTGTTGCTTGGAAAGATCATGTCGATTTATTTGTCTCACTTGTCAAAGAGTTAATCGAAAACAAGGCTGCTGGATTATGTATTGAAATAGGAACATATATTACGGAGATACCGGGCGAAGTAACTTCATTAGCAGATGAACATCAATTCCCTATTATTGTATTTCAACAGGAAGTTCTGTTCGTTGAAATCACGCAGGATCTTCATTCGACCATTATTAATCAGCAATATCAAAAGATATCTGATTTAGAGAATTATTCTCAAAGCTTAAATAAACGATTATTAACGATTGAAACATATGAAGATATTCTTCAATTTATATTTTCAGCACTAGATCTGCAAATCATCTTTCGACTGAAGGACAATGAGCATGAATTTGTGCCTGAGATCAACCGCAATGAACAAATTGCAATTATTAACCAGTTAGAAAAATCAAAGACACAACCATGTGAATGGATTGCATCCTCGCCCATTTTTTTATTCGGTCAAGAATACGCTGAATTGTTTATCTATTCAGAGGCTATTCCCGTTAGTGAATATGATTTGTTGATTCTAGACCGAACAGCAACCGCATTAGCTCAGCATTTATTAAGAGATTTGTTTGTTGAGGAAAAAAAGCGAGTGGAAGAATATGAATGGCTTCATGGATGGTTAGAGGGCGAGCATGCACTTGAGGACATACACGAATATCTAATTGAAAATGGGATAAAAACAAAATCGAGTGATGCAGCAGTCTTAATTACCAAACTCATTTCCTTTAAAGATAAACTTAGTCAGGATGTTACCTATTTAAAATTATTATTTCGTTCTGTATTCGAACAGAATGGGTTTGCTGTTATCTTTGTGGAAAAACGAAATGAAATTACCTTTATCCTTCTAAATAATCGACCGAAGAAAAATCTTAAGGAACGAATTAAAAGGTCCATTGATTCCATTCAGGACTCAGAATTCGTTAGAAAACAGAGTTCTGCAAAGCTTATTATTGCTGCTGGTAAATTTATTCAAGCATTCGATGACATACATAAGAGCTATCAAACGGCAAAAGAGACTCTTCGGATTCAGCAAAAAATGACAAATAAACAAATTTATCATTTTTATGAAGATTTACATTTATATCGTCTGATTTCGCAAATGAGTAAACATACTGATTTACAGGAGATTGCCTCTGAATACCTTCAACCAGTGATTCAGTATGACCAAAAATATAATGGTAAGTTGCTAGAGACATTAAAGGCATACTTAGAATGTAATGGTTCGAAACAAGAAACCTCCAATAAGCTTTTTATAGTTAGACAGACACTCTATCATCGTTTACAAAAGCTTGAGAATTTGTTAGGAGAGGACTTTATGGAACATGAAAAACGGATAGCTATTGAATTCATGCTACTTGTTTATGATTACTTGGCCGCCTCTCAGCCAAAGAAAATAAATCAGGTGCTTTAA
- a CDS encoding EutN/CcmL family microcompartment protein, protein MFVAKVIGNMVCTHKNENLKGLKLLIVQPVDDQLNDKGKPLVAIDTIGQSGEGDLVYLAKSRESSLPLNKDLVPSDAGILGIIDYYNVTK, encoded by the coding sequence ATGTTTGTAGCCAAAGTGATTGGAAATATGGTCTGTACACATAAAAATGAAAATTTAAAAGGGTTAAAGCTTCTGATTGTTCAACCAGTAGATGATCAATTGAATGATAAAGGCAAACCACTTGTGGCTATAGATACGATTGGACAATCAGGAGAAGGAGACCTCGTTTACTTAGCAAAAAGCAGAGAATCTTCCTTACCACTAAACAAAGATTTGGTCCCGTCAGACGCGGGGATATTAGGAATTATCGACTACTATAATGTAACTAAATGA
- a CDS encoding EutN/CcmL family microcompartment protein: MKLAKVVGNVVSTIKTPSHQNKKLMVVIPVDASGKECGDAMIAFDRFHAGVGDYVLILEEGGSARDILEDPKGSFDAVIAGIVDRLH; the protein is encoded by the coding sequence ATGAAACTAGCAAAAGTAGTAGGGAATGTCGTTTCAACGATTAAAACACCCAGTCATCAAAATAAAAAGCTCATGGTTGTCATCCCAGTTGACGCATCAGGTAAAGAATGCGGTGATGCAATGATTGCGTTTGACCGCTTTCATGCAGGGGTTGGCGATTATGTGCTGATACTAGAAGAGGGTGGATCGGCAAGAGATATTTTAGAAGACCCAAAAGGTTCTTTTGATGCGGTCATTGCCGGTATCGTTGATCGATTACATTAA
- the tpiA gene encoding triose-phosphate isomerase yields MMEQSIESYIKNLVRDVIGQSLGELQLQNDRQTYVIANWKMNKNLAETAEFFQKIKSSNDVSVVVCPPTQLLYPAHLFINQSKKPIGLGGQNVHWADKGAYTGETSISMLKDVGCDYCIIGHSERRQYAGEDDQLINLKVKQAIQAGITPIICIGETLEEKNSMQTEQVLSTQLFGALKEIASSNFILAYEPVWAIGTGQSATAELAQQTHSYIRSILTNMIGQKAENISILYGGSANESNAAEYSAMPDIDGVLVGGASLHAHSFDAIINVFAKGEQNQ; encoded by the coding sequence ATGATGGAACAATCCATTGAAAGCTATATCAAAAATTTGGTAAGAGATGTCATTGGTCAGTCTCTAGGTGAACTTCAGCTTCAAAACGATCGGCAAACCTATGTCATTGCCAATTGGAAAATGAATAAAAATCTAGCTGAGACTGCTGAATTCTTCCAAAAAATAAAAAGTAGTAATGATGTTTCAGTAGTTGTTTGTCCTCCGACACAGCTCCTGTATCCAGCCCATCTTTTTATCAACCAATCAAAGAAGCCCATTGGGTTGGGTGGGCAAAACGTACATTGGGCAGATAAAGGTGCCTATACAGGGGAAACATCCATCAGTATGTTAAAGGATGTGGGCTGTGATTATTGTATCATCGGACACTCCGAAAGAAGACAATATGCAGGTGAAGATGATCAACTAATTAATCTAAAGGTTAAGCAGGCGATTCAGGCTGGCATTACCCCCATTATCTGTATTGGAGAAACACTAGAAGAAAAAAATTCAATGCAAACAGAACAAGTTTTATCAACCCAGCTATTCGGTGCATTGAAAGAAATTGCTTCCAGCAATTTTATTCTAGCGTATGAACCGGTATGGGCAATTGGAACAGGTCAATCTGCTACAGCTGAACTTGCCCAGCAAACCCATTCTTACATTCGATCAATTTTAACAAATATGATTGGACAAAAAGCAGAAAACATCTCGATTCTTTACGGTGGATCTGCAAATGAAAGCAATGCAGCCGAGTACAGTGCAATGCCTGATATCGATGGTGTTCTTGTAGGAGGAGCTAGCTTACATGCACATTCATTTGATGCAATTATCAATGTATTTGCCAAAGGAGAACAAAATCAATGA
- a CDS encoding aspartate aminotransferase family protein translates to MVQTSRPNETLLEQDDKYVWHSMKPYNPKATIVASKAEGSWVTDADGKRYLDAMAGLWCVNVGYGRTELAEAAYEQLKEMAYFPLSQSHVPAIKLAEKLNELLGDEYVIFFSNSGSEANETAFKIVRQYHQQKGENNRYKIVSRYRAYHGNSMGALAATGQAQRKYKYEPLAPGFIHVSPPDSYRDDTNVTDARELSSVKEIDRTMTWELSETIAAMIMEPIITGGGVLVPPDGYMKAAKEVCEKHGALLIVDEVICGFGRTGKPFGFMNYGIKPDIITMAKGITSAYLPLSATAVRREIYEAFKGSEEYDYFRHVNTFGGNPAACALALKNLEIMEKEELFDRSRDLGEQLLNDLTNLLQDHPYVGNVRGKGLLIGIELVRDKNTKDPLDAERVNQVIAYCKQEGILIGKNGATVAGFNNVLTLAPPLNIEHKDLQFITKTLTEALRKIE, encoded by the coding sequence ATGGTTCAAACAAGTCGACCGAATGAGACGTTATTGGAGCAGGATGATAAGTATGTTTGGCATTCGATGAAGCCATATAATCCGAAGGCAACGATTGTTGCGTCAAAAGCTGAAGGTTCATGGGTAACCGATGCAGATGGTAAACGCTATTTAGATGCGATGGCTGGACTGTGGTGTGTGAACGTCGGCTATGGCAGGACTGAGCTGGCTGAAGCCGCATATGAACAATTAAAAGAGATGGCATATTTTCCACTTTCACAAAGCCATGTACCAGCTATAAAATTAGCTGAAAAACTAAATGAATTACTTGGCGATGAATACGTCATCTTTTTTTCAAACAGCGGGTCGGAGGCAAACGAAACAGCCTTTAAAATTGTACGCCAATACCATCAGCAAAAGGGTGAAAATAATCGCTATAAAATCGTTTCCCGTTACCGTGCTTATCACGGAAACTCTATGGGGGCTTTAGCTGCAACAGGGCAGGCTCAAAGGAAATACAAATATGAACCACTTGCACCAGGGTTCATTCACGTCTCACCACCGGATTCCTACCGAGACGATACAAATGTGACAGATGCAAGGGAACTTTCCTCTGTAAAAGAAATTGATCGGACAATGACTTGGGAATTAAGTGAGACGATTGCTGCTATGATTATGGAACCAATTATTACCGGTGGAGGAGTTCTTGTTCCACCAGATGGGTATATGAAGGCAGCAAAAGAGGTTTGTGAAAAACACGGTGCCCTTCTAATTGTGGATGAGGTTATATGCGGCTTTGGCCGTACAGGTAAACCATTTGGTTTTATGAACTACGGTATAAAACCAGATATTATTACCATGGCCAAAGGGATTACAAGCGCCTATTTACCACTTTCAGCGACTGCCGTCCGAAGAGAGATTTATGAAGCCTTTAAAGGATCGGAGGAATATGATTACTTCCGTCATGTGAATACCTTCGGTGGAAATCCAGCAGCTTGCGCACTTGCTTTGAAAAATCTTGAAATTATGGAAAAGGAAGAACTGTTTGATCGTTCAAGGGACCTAGGTGAACAGTTATTAAATGATTTAACTAATCTTCTCCAGGATCATCCCTATGTAGGGAATGTTCGTGGAAAAGGTTTGTTAATTGGGATTGAACTAGTTAGAGATAAAAATACAAAGGATCCTTTGGACGCTGAAAGGGTCAATCAAGTTATTGCCTATTGTAAGCAGGAAGGGATATTAATCGGTAAGAATGGAGCAACGGTAGCTGGTTTTAACAATGTTTTAACCTTAGCGCCACCATTGAATATTGAGCACAAGGATCTACAATTTATCACTAAAACACTTACAGAGGCCCTGAGAAAAATTGAATAG
- a CDS encoding EutN/CcmL family microcompartment protein — protein sequence MIICKVVGSIVSTTKAEKLTGKKLLIVQPLDMKSIEEDGKPFVAIDTVGSGVGEVVLLVSGSSARQTEITNGVPVDAAIVGIVDQIEIQGSLTFKKGGN from the coding sequence ATGATTATTTGTAAGGTAGTTGGTTCCATTGTATCCACCACTAAAGCAGAGAAGTTGACTGGGAAGAAACTTCTTATTGTACAGCCATTAGATATGAAGAGTATCGAGGAAGACGGAAAACCATTCGTTGCTATTGATACTGTAGGATCTGGCGTCGGAGAGGTTGTATTACTAGTCAGCGGAAGCTCAGCAAGACAAACCGAAATTACAAACGGTGTCCCCGTTGATGCGGCAATTGTAGGGATTGTCGATCAAATTGAAATACAAGGGTCATTAACCTTTAAAAAAGGAGGTAATTAA